Below is a genomic region from Medicago truncatula cultivar Jemalong A17 chromosome 3, MtrunA17r5.0-ANR, whole genome shotgun sequence.
GATAACTTTACTTGGGCTTTGCAAATGTTGCTTAAACTTCTTGAACCAAATAGTGATATGCCTAAGGTGGTAGTGACCGACAGGGACCCGAGAATGATGAAAGTCGTAGCAAATGTTCTCCTCGATAGTAGTGCAATACTTTGTTATTTCCATGTTGGCAAAAATGTTAGATCAAGAATCATCACCGATTGCAAAGTTTGTGGTGGATGGGCAAAAGAAGATTGTCGACGATGAAAGTCATAGTAAGTTAGTTGATACCATATTTGATGCATGTGAAAAATTGGTTGAATCTCCTACTCAAGAGTTATATGCGGGTAATCTAGTGGAATTCCAAAATGCTTGTAAGGATCATCCAAAGTTTCTTGAATATGTTGAAACTACCATTTTGAAGCCTTTTAAGGAAAAACTAGTGAGGGCATGGACGGACCTTATGTTACATCTTGGGTGTAGGACCACAAATAGAGTTGAAGGAGCTCATGGTGTGGTGGAGGAATGTTTGTCCACCTCCAaaggtgatttgggtacttgttggcATAAAATAGATGAGATGTTGGCAAACCAATTTGTGGAAATACAATCATCATTTGGTAGGAGCGTTACGGTCTTGGAACATAGGtacaaagatgtcactttgtactccgGGTTGGGGGGTCACATGTCTAGACAAGCcatgaactttatttttgttgaagaagCGCGTGCTAGGAAAACCTTGTGCATCGAGAAGAAAACTTGcggttgtgttcaaaggacattGTATGGCCTACCTTGTGCATGCTTCATTGCTATAAATTGTATATGggtgaagaagaaagtaatgaaGATTTGTTTCGGTCGCGGAGGAGTGGCGTGGTATCCAAGAACATCTCGAAAGAGTTCCGTTCCAAATGAAACTAGAAATCAAAAAGGGTACGTGGTTGTTAGCGTTTCCAGAGACCACAATGTTGTCACCACCTCCAAAAAAGGTGCCAACCAAAGGAgctccaaaaaaaatcaaaactacacGTAGGATCCCATCTAAGTGGGAGACTTGATTCTCAACATCCGAAAAATCAATCTTCACAACCTAAAAGAACAGGTGCTCGCATTGGCATTTCTCCGGTTCCAGTTCCTAAGCCTAGCTTGGTTTCAAGAAATTATGATCCATCGAATCCTATGTATTACATGCCAAAATTCATGAGACCATACATTGAGGGAATTGTGGATGTTATTGGTGAAGAACATTGCGGGTTTAGGGCTATTGCCGAACGTGTGGGTTTGACGGAAGAAATTCATGTTATGGTGCGGAGAGCACTTATTAAAGAGTTTAAAGAGCATAGGAACAAATACATCGATGTATATGTGAGCGTGGACCGTTACAAGTACATTTTCGTTGGATTGCATCCTCCCAAAAATCCTAGTAGCTTTGCACCTCCTGACAAATGGTTGACATTGTCGGATATGGGACAAATCGTTGCATCTTGTTACAATTGGCTGGTGGTGGAGATGACTACCCTTGATATTGGAGTCTCCGAGACTTTTTTCCCACTTAGAGGCGCGCCTCCGGTTAATCCGAAAAGCAACATGATTTGTCTTGGTTTAATCCCAAATCATTTTGTCATTCTTTCGTTGAAAgatggttgtccactacctccatcatccaAGGAATGGAGAAATCATAGGAGCGATGAGGCAAAAACATGAGATTATGAATTCTTGGATCAACGCGATCGTTTCCGAGCACTCATGGAGATTGAGGACAAAGAGAGACCGGTTCCaccaaaaaaaccaacaaatgaAGACAATCCAACTATGTTTGATGACATTCCGGTTAAAGGAAACgaagaatttgaagatgttCTAGAACATTTAGATGATTTGCTTTTGTTAGATGAAATATGACACTTTTTGGTCGGTGTAATCCGTTTTTTGGTAGATACGCGCCGACGTGTTTTTTGGGATATATAATGTAATGACCAATTTTTttgggatatatatatatatatatatatatatatatatatatatatatatatatatttgagtttcacatttattagtaattaatgtaCATTACGTGTAATGTGTTGCATAATTTGGAAAATTTGACGAATTTCAAACAATTGTGAAACGTTAACACATTATCGATTTTGTGTAATGTTACCGAATAATTGATAACCTATGAAATGTTGATGTTTGTGATTGCTGGATGTTGTTGTTTCGGTTTGATTTTCTCCGGAATTGCCGTTTGAAATTATAGGTAAAACATGACAAATTTCCTAGGCTAAACCAGTGCAGACTGCACTGGTTCTGTTAACTGGTGtgaacggcagttaactgccactGGGTTCCAACGGTTGTTAACTGTCGGCGCTTAGGCTAACGGCTGTTAACTGCCGTTGGGGGCAATTATGtaaattacttgtgtcaataggaagtttCCTATGTCACAAAAGCAATTTTCTAAGATAATATCAATCGATCATTGAAACGTGTCAtacataaaaacaaaaccatTTTCTTCGTATAGACTTGTCATGTCTTGAGCAATCAATTTGTTTTACAACGTGCTCAAGTAATAAAATTATACTCTCGccgatcctatttataagagaaacttgggtcaacaaaagttgatgtatctagttaaaaattcagtccaaatacattaacttttgttgacctaactttcttttataaataggatcggAAGGAGTATGAATTATAATAATCAACGGATAAGCTTAATATTACTTATCATTGATGATTCTGACCTTTTCATCCAGCGGTATCATGGTTCGGATGAAAAGATTTGGTCTCTCTGGTTTTTGGGTGTGGGTTGTTCAATTTACTTTTGCTATGTTTATTCTTCATCTATGAAAGaaggacaaaaataatatattactgGAAATCATTTTGATTTATAGATGAATCCCATTTATTTATGtcatgtttatttttctcataaataAACCATAAATGAAACAAAGTAAATAGAGCAAATCCACACTCTCATTTTCTAATGTACATTTGTTCGTAGGTGATACCATATTGTGTGGAGTTGTTACCTAAAATAGAAGAGTTTAACGAAATCTCAAAGGAGGATCCGTGGATTCTTTTTAGTTCTAGTTCTAGCAATGGAGGATCGTGTTTTGGCTGATCTAGTAGGTGGTTGCTGCATATTAAAtaagcttaattgcacttttggccccttatgttttaagaagtttcgattttgatcccctaactaattaaaatacaaaacagccccctatgtgttggatctttggcagttttggcccccttaaaatacaaaatagctCCCTAtttattggatctttggcagttttggccccctagaccaattttgactcggtcaacgctgacgtggcacttcAAAGCCGCCAtgtgtgcattgttttaattaaaaataaatggaaaaacaacaaataattaaaataaaataaaaataactgaGCAATTTTTCACTTATTCAAGAATTGATTCAAGAATAGATATTCATACTATTAAAGATTATTCAGATATTCTTGCATTATTCATGTTGACACTGATAATATTGCATTTATAActgcaaattaacaaataactgagcagtttataataaatatacagaTAGGAAACGACAGAGTAAGGgaggaaaaaaaagaatttatatgataaatatatcagGCGATTGGATTCTTATTCAAGTTATGTATAATCAACATGCAACTAATATAGCTGCCTTGTTTTGTGCCCTTTATATATGTCAAAGTGCATGTGATatgctcttttttcttttgataaaaacaaaactttcgTTTCGttcaataaaacattttttcattATCGTGCTTGAATTGAGCTACTCATCCTTTTTCCATGTTTCTGTCAATGGAGCAGGTTTTTGAATCAggttctttaatttatatgtggctttttttatttttttttaattaaaacaatgcacacgtgGCGCCTTTgaagtgccacgtcagcgttgaccgagtcaaaattggtatagggggccaaaactgttaaagatccaatacattggggctgttttgtattttaattagttaggaggccaaaactgccaaagatccaatacttaggctttgtttgggagtttggagggaaaggaaaggaaaggcttTGAGGGGTGCAAAATATgaggaaaaatagagaaatcttttaaaaaatttaaaagagtagtttgttagagaataataaattaatgcatatgattactttttttttaattttaaaaacattataacaacataaattaaatttgaagaattcttattaaccctccaaaaccccccaaaaccctcctccaatacaattttttagttcctccaaatgaggagggttttgtattatgaagaaaagttaacccccaaagccctcctctcccattttcctctatttcttccacttacttattccttttttcccaagccttcccctccaaactcgcaaacaaagctttagggggctgttttgtattttaattagttaggggttcaaaatcgcaacttcttgaaacatagagggccaaaagtgcaattaagcctattaaATATACTTGGGTAAGGGTGCAATTGTGGCTCACTGCTCCCTAATAACAACAATTTCctcttatatataaaattgaacATGTCAACCAACGATTAGGTGCAATAGCTTAAACCCTTGAATCATATTCAGGATTCAAAGAGAACGGGGGAAAAGCTGCGTCTATTAAGAGAGAAATTGAAACCTGACTAACATTTTACATTCtcaaagaattatcctacaacTACTGATTGTGGAGATACCTTGAGTCTAGTctcacaataaaaaataaataaatctccCAGCAATGGAACTTTAAAAttgataagataaaaaaaaattaaaatttaaaaaataaatccacGCAGTTTTTACACAATCATATGACAGATAGGTATGTGTGAAATGGCTACATGATGGTGATGGTTGCAGATTTGACTACATGAATTCTACGAAAAAGGGTTATCAATGACTCATCTCTAGTGCTAACTTGAGAGTTGATACAATGGTTGGTGCTCTAGATAGAATGAAATGGTTGGCAGTTCGGCTTGATTATGCCCACCCTATCAAAAATTAGTCTGCAGTTTGGCATCGTAATGAACCATAATACCCTCTCGTTAGTTTCTTATTTGTCTGTGATATggaatttgaataaaattgGTTTATTCAAATCAGAAGTGGTCTCAGCTGTTTGTATAGCATTCAACACTAACATAATTttgcagaattaaaaaaaaaaaaaaaaaaaaaaaacctgtttgggaaagaaaaaaaccacCTGGCCTAAAAATCTAAAGCAAACAGAGCGGAGAATGTTCTAATATAAGTTTGACCTGAAAattagattagttttttttaaggttaacATGAAAACTTCTTGTTATCGCTTCTCTTAAAACCTGAATTTGGACAAACAATTCTACATCAAACGTTCTTTTCCCATTCAAACTATTCAACATTACACATAGCTACTTGATCTGAAAACTTGACACAACCTTAGAGCATAGCTAGCAGCACTTGTGTAAACATAGAACTGGCGACAGTTTTGAATATAAATCATGTCCATGCAATTGATTCAAAATACGCAGACAAGTATAAGAAACTCAAGATATCCATGAGTTATTGAATCAGGGTCCAGCTGCCTCAACCATTTCTTGCTCCACGGTGCTTGGGGTAACTGGGTTGTAATGGTAGTGAAGTTCACCAACATCATCACCAGACAATTTCTTCCATCCAGTTGGTCCCACATAGTAAACTGAAATCATATAAATGAATATCCAAGTTAGTGACAATAATTTCATGCCTTACAGGTTTATAGCAATAAAATGTGTGTATAGCTGCCGCAAAAGGCTGACCTAGTTAGAggcaacaataataataatattcctATAGTATTTCATCTTAAAGAGTTAGTTTAGCAAACCATGAACTATTTTCAAGTAAGTGCAGATAGTACAACAGTTATCATGTTTGGGATGGCAGTAGAGTTGAAACTTGCTACCGTACTCATTCTAACAAAAAGTGAGGGTACAGTAGCGGTAAGAAGTTGAAATACTCTagggccccgtttggattgagcttatgaaaaatagcttatgcaaataaatgagcttttatattaattcataagttctcattAACGAAAATTTTATCTACATAAGTTGGTTTTTCATAAATTACCTtaactaataataaataaaagcttatttatttgcataagctattttgcataagctcaaaataagctcaatccaaacgggCCCTAGGAGTACATGTTATATATCTTGTTAATGtaatcataataaaaaacatGTGGGAGGATGTTAACAATCccttatatatgtgtgtgaatGCTGGAAAGCTGGTCAATAGGGGAGAAGGGTAGAATACCGCTAGCAACTCCACCACTGGCTCCATCACGAAATGTTGCATGATAAATTGCCCGTCGAGCCAGTTCCGAAGCTTCCTCAACTGACATGTCATATTTGTACCTAGTGTGATAAAGAAATTGTAAATTGTTGACAGGATTCGACACAAGAATTACTGATGATAAGTAAATAGAAGTTTAGCTAACCCGCTGTCCAGTACACCATAAGCATATGGCGAACCAGATCCTACAGAGAATCTATTGCCTTTTAGTCTTCCTCCTTCACTATCAACATAATATAGACCAggaccctaaaaaaaatattcaatcattgTAAGCCAAAATATTACTATTAGAGCAAAAAGGCATTTACAGGTTGACATGTGAATTACCGTCTCATCCCATCCAGCAATCATGGTACCAACAGATAATCCCATTCCACGGTAAGAGTATAAAATGTTCGCAAGTAACTTAGAGGCTCCTGTGACTGAAATTCTTCTTTTATTTGCCAATTCATGCAAGCGACACTGCAGATAATATGAACCACATCAGAAAAGCCATTTGTAACCTCAAATAAAAAAGGACCGAAATGACATAGTGTAGAACAAATAGTTATTTTAGTCCATAAGAACAAACTCATTCAATTAATCCATTACCATCTACAAGGATTCAAAATTGAAGGATCGAAAAACCATAATAATCAGGCATACACGAAGGTCTAGTAAGTCAgctaattgataaaaaaaaaaaaaaaaaagaagttggaATCAAAATGGAAGACAAAGACAAAAGTTTATATACAGGGAAAAAAAGACATGAAGCAACCAGTGTAgttaaatagcggctatagtGGTGCTATAGTGCTATTGCAtaacagaatttgaacaaaacactattGTTCAGAGATACACCATtcagtaaaaaatattttgaaatagagGCTATAGAACTATAGCATAtagcatagcagaatttgaacacaACGCTAATTTCCACGATTTAAAACACTGGAAGGAACccataaaaaacaataacaaacataaatgaaacagataaaaaattgacatttaaattttgACACCAACCACAATAAAAGCTACTGTCCAATAGTTTTGGCACGCACTGTATCTCAATTAAGGATTAGTTTGTCCTAAACAGACCCACAATAGCAAACAATATACCGTGTATCGTATGCATATAAAAATGGGTCAATCTGAATCGAATATCAGTTAACCATGAGTGAGTGGACCTTAATATTAAGCCtaatatattcaaaatatacCCATTCGAAACAAATGACATAACAACCAAGTCTTAGTGTATCAAGTCTAAAGGTTATTCACGGACAAATAATGAAAGCATCCACAATATTGTGTGAGTAAGCTTGGATTAATGTGGCCTCCATTGGGGTTTGCGAAACATACAACTTAATTCCTATCAATTTCAATAGTTCCCAAGCCATACATAATTGATTTTCATACCATTAACATTCCCATCATTTACACGACCTTCTCGAAAATATGGCATATATTTAGCTTCTACCTCCCCACTGTCCTAACCCTGTCCACTTTTTTCACTCCTTAATTGATTCCTAAACACAGGCTAAGCTGCGGTCTAGAGACAGATAATTTTCAGCCATTGAGTATAAACATGGTACAAACTGGAAGCAAATTTTCATTACTAGCAACAACACAATAATTGCTGTGAAATAGTCAAGGGAACTAGACTTAATATGAAACCAGCATGCAGCAGGAACTTAACGAAGATACTAAGCTGAAATATAACAGAACAGAGAAAGGTAAGCATAGAGGATAGAAGGTAGGCAAGATTACCTTGATGCCGAGATTCCTATGCCAAAATTGGCAATCAGCAGCACCTCCAGCCATAGTTCCAAGCATGTACGGattaatttcaataattttcttCACAGACTGTGATGCtataagcaacaacaacaaaaaaaacattgtttaattAGAAGCAAGTAACATAAAAACCCTACCAATaccaaagagaagaaaaagttgATAAATACTCACATATATATCCTCCCATACTAGCACGAGAATCAGCAGCTACCATAACACCCTCCTTGAATATAAAAGCAAGAGTTGTAGTACCCTTCGCGGGTTTCACCATCTGAATAGTTTCTTTAACAAACCCATCGAACTACCAAAATCCCAAAACTCAATTATTCAGATAAACCCTTCAAGTATCAACCTTTTTCTACAACCTACTCCTTATTCATTTCCAATTTTACAAaaaacataaaccctaaaacaaaTTCTTCTGATTTTCAGAACcgtcaaattaaaaacattggGCAAACAAAAAGTATTGAAGCCATCGAAACCTTCAAGCATCAACCTCTAAATATAGTTTGTAGTGATTTTTTGCGATGATCTCAAAATTGAAAAGATTGGGATTGAAAAAAGTACTTACATCGTTGGAATTGGGAAGCTGGAACGATGGGGGTGCAGAGATTTCTCCAGCAACGTTGATTCCATGTGAAATCAAAGATGGGAACGATTCGAGAGCAGTGGTATCAAGCATTGTTTCAGATTATCGATTGTGGTGTTAGATCTCGGTTGTTTGAAGCAAATATAAGG
It encodes:
- the LOC11418115 gene encoding proteasome subunit beta type-5 → MLDTTALESFPSLISHGINVAGEISAPPSFQLPNSNDFDGFVKETIQMVKPAKGTTTLAFIFKEGVMVAADSRASMGGYISSQSVKKIIEINPYMLGTMAGGAADCQFWHRNLGIKCRLHELANKRRISVTGASKLLANILYSYRGMGLSVGTMIAGWDETGPGLYYVDSEGGRLKGNRFSVGSGSPYAYGVLDSGYKYDMSVEEASELARRAIYHATFRDGASGGVASVYYVGPTGWKKLSGDDVGELHYHYNPVTPSTVEQEMVEAAGP